In Polaribacter sp. L3A8, a genomic segment contains:
- a CDS encoding relaxase/mobilization nuclease domain-containing protein, whose translation MVGKATSVSSGGSGYNYALGKDQAEVIEKHGIVAENGKELEDEFKIYQEQNSRCNNNNINIIISPSPEDIQKLDNEQLRSITKDFMKKMELDTHQYVAIKHTPPNGRIHVHVYCNRINENGKAFKDNFIGKKAQRVAQEIAQERGLVNAKDIQKNQQILDKVNLKEIRQHIYNKHNEVMQIGKPRDFNEYIKQMKLKDVEVNSTITKQNKIQGFRVKHQGFDLKATQVHKNMSLSRTGLKTDVPKLKNISKAKPLSKALDVGVSIPKLAVNVTKEIIKKKSKGIRH comes from the coding sequence ATGGTAGGAAAAGCAACATCAGTAAGTAGTGGTGGTAGTGGATATAATTATGCTCTTGGAAAAGACCAAGCCGAAGTCATAGAAAAACACGGAATAGTTGCTGAAAACGGAAAAGAATTAGAAGACGAATTTAAAATATACCAAGAACAAAACTCAAGATGTAACAACAACAATATCAATATAATTATTTCACCAAGTCCAGAAGATATTCAGAAACTAGATAACGAGCAATTAAGAAGTATTACAAAAGACTTTATGAAAAAAATGGAACTAGATACACATCAATATGTAGCTATTAAACATACGCCGCCAAACGGCAGAATCCACGTACACGTGTATTGCAATCGAATTAACGAAAACGGAAAAGCTTTTAAAGATAATTTTATAGGAAAAAAGGCACAAAGAGTAGCGCAAGAAATAGCACAAGAACGAGGGTTAGTAAATGCAAAGGATATACAGAAAAATCAACAAATTTTAGATAAAGTGAATCTAAAAGAAATTCGACAACATATATACAATAAGCACAACGAAGTTATGCAAATAGGAAAGCCAAGAGATTTTAATGAATATATTAAACAGATGAAATTAAAAGATGTTGAAGTGAATTCAACAATAACCAAGCAGAATAAAATTCAAGGTTTTAGAGTAAAACATCAAGGCTTTGATTTAAAGGCTACGCAAGTTCATAAAAATATGAGCTTATCACGTACAGGTTTAAAAACGGATGTACCTAAACTTAAAAACATCTCTAAGGCTAAACCACTTTCTAAAGCTTTAGATGTTGGCGTGAGCATTCCAAAATTAGCCGTTAACGTTACTAAAGAAATAATCAAAAAAAAATCAAAAGGTATAAGACATTAA
- a CDS encoding primase-helicase family protein, which yields MIDRSKQYLRIGTTYYKIVQFPSLNGQLVEVLIRWDKNTIIQDHNRNYLGKIPKYDGSVCYPNHINFSKEIKGFYNTYSQLKYKPIKGEIENTLKFFNHIFGEQIEIGLDYLKILYEYPLQILPILCLVSNERATGKSTFLKYLKEVFSNNMSYLDSHSLNSNFNLDWGNKLILGLDEAFFQKEEIIERIKYLSTSDKNKIEAKGKEKIEVEFFGKFIMCSNKEDNFIKIDADEIRFWVRKVPKIIVDDIDLLNKLTNEIPAFLYFILNRKFANERKTRMWFTRKQIYTPALAKLIKNSRNKLESEIASILITIIDKFELDEVKFTTDDILSVLLKRRFLTNSNELRKLLKVKWKLPIADNSLSYKKFYFHSDGDITMATISSKARYFTITKEFLKENFDELMS from the coding sequence ATGATAGATAGGTCTAAACAATACTTAAGAATTGGCACAACATATTATAAAATTGTACAATTCCCTTCTCTTAATGGTCAGTTAGTAGAAGTTCTAATACGATGGGACAAAAACACCATTATTCAAGATCATAACAGAAATTATTTAGGAAAAATACCCAAATACGATGGAAGCGTCTGTTATCCTAACCATATTAATTTCTCAAAAGAGATTAAAGGCTTCTACAATACCTATTCACAACTTAAATACAAACCGATTAAAGGAGAGATTGAAAACACTTTAAAGTTTTTCAATCATATTTTTGGAGAACAAATAGAAATAGGTCTTGATTATTTAAAAATATTATACGAATACCCTTTGCAAATACTCCCTATTTTATGTTTGGTTAGTAACGAACGTGCTACAGGAAAAAGTACATTTCTTAAATATCTTAAGGAAGTATTTTCTAACAATATGTCATACTTAGACAGTCACTCGCTAAATAGTAATTTCAATTTAGATTGGGGGAACAAACTTATTTTAGGACTTGACGAAGCTTTTTTTCAAAAAGAAGAAATTATCGAGAGAATTAAATACCTATCAACTTCTGATAAGAATAAAATAGAGGCAAAAGGTAAAGAAAAAATTGAAGTAGAATTCTTTGGCAAATTTATTATGTGCAGTAATAAAGAAGACAACTTTATTAAAATTGACGCAGATGAAATTAGGTTTTGGGTTCGTAAAGTACCTAAAATAATAGTTGATGATATTGATTTACTAAATAAACTTACAAATGAAATCCCTGCTTTTCTATACTTTATTCTTAATAGAAAATTTGCTAATGAAAGAAAAACAAGGATGTGGTTTACTCGTAAACAAATCTATACTCCTGCGCTTGCTAAATTAATTAAGAATAGTCGTAATAAATTGGAAAGTGAGATAGCCAGTATTTTGATTACAATTATTGACAAATTTGAATTAGATGAAGTAAAGTTTACTACTGATGATATTTTATCCGTATTACTAAAAAGAAGGTTTTTAACCAACAGTAACGAGCTAAGAAAGTTATTAAAAGTAAAATGGAAGTTACCCATTGCAGATAACAGTTTATCATATAAAAAATTCTATTTCCATAGCGATGGTGATATTACTATGGCTACAATTAGTAGTAAGGCTCGTTATTTTACAATTACTAAAGAATTTTTAAAGGAAAATTTTGATGAATTGATGAGTTAA
- a CDS encoding toprim domain-containing protein, which translates to MNCNTAKRIKLIEFFKKLGFTPKKITNNDTWFLSPFRNETTPSLKINNHNNIWYDFGEGCGGNILDFVMKLHQCDIKKSLEILSSNNFSFHQQKEKTTIPEKSNYSITKVAELSHFNLIDYLNSRKINIEFAKQFLFQVHYSFDSIKEYYGIGFMNDFGGWEIRNKSFKGCLGKKSITTINNNSDVICLFESWSDFLSYLTLKKHIPEENFIILNSTSLIKKTFELIEGYSKIKCFFDNDEAADNAFNIICKYSNVKVEDYRVHYKKFKDLNIYLQQKNNKSL; encoded by the coding sequence ATGAACTGTAATACAGCAAAAAGAATAAAATTAATTGAATTCTTTAAAAAATTAGGTTTTACACCTAAAAAAATAACAAATAACGATACGTGGTTTTTATCTCCCTTTAGAAACGAAACTACCCCATCACTAAAAATAAACAATCACAACAATATCTGGTATGACTTTGGAGAAGGCTGTGGCGGCAATATATTAGATTTTGTAATGAAATTACATCAATGTGACATTAAAAAATCATTAGAAATATTAAGTTCAAATAATTTTTCCTTTCATCAGCAAAAAGAAAAAACTACTATTCCTGAAAAATCGAATTATTCAATTACAAAAGTAGCAGAACTGTCTCATTTCAATTTGATTGATTATCTAAATTCCAGAAAAATAAATATTGAATTTGCTAAGCAATTTTTGTTTCAAGTTCACTATTCTTTCGATTCTATAAAAGAATATTATGGTATTGGTTTTATGAATGATTTTGGAGGATGGGAAATTAGAAATAAATCCTTTAAAGGTTGCTTGGGTAAAAAATCTATTACTACTATAAATAATAATTCTGATGTAATTTGTTTATTTGAATCTTGGTCTGATTTCCTTTCTTATTTAACACTAAAAAAACATATCCCAGAAGAGAACTTTATCATTTTAAATTCTACTTCTTTGATTAAAAAAACATTTGAATTAATTGAAGGTTACTCAAAAATAAAATGCTTTTTTGATAATGATGAAGCCGCAGATAATGCATTCAATATTATATGTAAATATTCAAATGTAAAAGTAGAAGATTATAGAGTTCATTACAAAAAATTTAAAGACTTAAATATATACCTACAACAAAAAAACAATAAAAGTTTATAG
- a CDS encoding reverse transcriptase/maturase family protein translates to MKDFSTYFTERAIVTHICKLRVKIAKTRNKKHLIHLLTDSDRYNYHNNELNIVDKNEFSEYQFELNTQLSEILPPRKRWVKLGYKSRMNRNGTEKLTSNDKNYYSILKTIKLYRKKAPQTKWLLELDKFVKDIQSTIKEDDFNIKKPLIFPKLKEEFISEIDINKCRPISMFSLKERIILSISNNFLTNLFDGYFEDSSYAFRSKKNKEGTSVISHQDCIRDIVELQKTNNYKDQFVVECDMEKFYDSVNHKIVKKLFNILIDKSEVDNPNFDFKIVKHIFNEYLNCYAFNINVPLAKDTKYWNSYKIPNGEFGWVKNRLIELKYYSDIEKERIGVPQGGALSGLIANIVLNEADKELLKTDVFYIRFCDDMLIIHEDKNKCEEAKAIYKKSLRELKLVPHKFVDKLTKQISPTKFTFHPFWHTKSKGAYKWGAIENNGFPWITFVGYEIHHKGNIRVRKKSLEKELKKQKKIVTEVKKAIEHGQRKVKGAVIQSAINRLIGMSVGRIGLNNYEEVSTDMCWKNGFKELSINKDSIRQIKKLDRNRSKLYYDLFKSVKELEEVNGEDEINKNTKREIIFYDKPFSYYYQILERNKNNKS, encoded by the coding sequence ATGAAAGATTTTTCTACATATTTTACAGAAAGAGCAATTGTAACTCACATTTGTAAACTACGTGTGAAAATTGCTAAAACACGTAACAAAAAACATCTAATTCACCTTTTAACTGATTCTGATAGATATAACTACCATAACAATGAATTAAATATTGTTGATAAAAATGAATTTTCAGAATACCAATTTGAATTAAATACTCAATTAAGTGAAATTCTTCCTCCACGAAAAAGATGGGTAAAACTTGGTTATAAATCAAGAATGAATAGGAATGGAACTGAAAAATTAACTTCAAATGATAAAAATTACTATTCAATATTAAAAACGATTAAACTTTACAGAAAAAAAGCTCCTCAAACGAAATGGCTTCTAGAGCTTGATAAGTTTGTAAAAGATATTCAATCAACAATTAAAGAAGATGATTTCAATATAAAAAAGCCTCTTATTTTTCCAAAATTAAAGGAAGAGTTTATTTCTGAAATTGACATTAATAAATGTAGGCCTATTTCAATGTTTTCTCTTAAAGAAAGAATAATTTTGAGTATTTCGAATAATTTTTTAACTAATCTCTTTGATGGGTATTTTGAAGATTCATCATATGCTTTTCGCTCAAAAAAAAATAAAGAAGGAACATCTGTGATTTCACATCAAGATTGTATAAGAGACATTGTTGAGTTGCAAAAAACAAATAATTATAAAGATCAATTTGTTGTTGAATGTGATATGGAAAAGTTTTATGATTCAGTAAATCATAAAATCGTAAAAAAATTATTTAATATTTTAATTGATAAATCAGAAGTAGATAATCCAAATTTTGATTTCAAAATTGTGAAACATATTTTTAATGAATATTTAAATTGTTATGCTTTTAATATAAATGTACCATTAGCAAAAGATACTAAGTATTGGAATAGTTATAAAATTCCAAACGGCGAATTTGGCTGGGTTAAGAATCGATTAATAGAATTAAAATACTATTCAGACATTGAGAAAGAAAGAATTGGAGTACCTCAAGGTGGTGCTTTATCAGGTCTAATAGCAAACATAGTATTAAATGAAGCAGATAAAGAATTATTAAAAACAGATGTGTTTTATATTCGATTTTGTGATGATATGTTAATAATACACGAGGATAAAAATAAATGTGAGGAAGCAAAAGCTATTTATAAAAAATCTTTAAGAGAGTTGAAATTAGTTCCACATAAATTTGTAGATAAATTAACAAAACAAATAAGTCCAACAAAATTTACATTTCACCCATTTTGGCATACGAAATCGAAGGGGGCGTATAAATGGGGGGCTATTGAAAATAATGGATTTCCTTGGATTACTTTTGTTGGTTATGAAATTCATCATAAGGGAAATATTCGGGTGAGGAAAAAATCATTAGAGAAGGAACTTAAAAAGCAAAAAAAAATAGTAACTGAGGTTAAAAAAGCAATCGAACATGGACAAAGAAAAGTTAAAGGGGCTGTAATTCAATCTGCAATAAATAGGTTAATTGGAATGTCAGTTGGAAGAATTGGATTAAATAATTATGAAGAAGTCTCAACAGATATGTGTTGGAAAAATGGTTTTAAAGAATTAAGTATTAATAAAGATTCAATAAGGCAAATTAAAAAGTTAGACAGAAATCGAAGTAAATTATATTATGATCTATTCAAGAGTGTAAAGGAACTTGAAGAAGTAAATGGAGAAGATGAAATCAATAAAAATACAAAACGAGAAATTATTTTTTATGACAAACCTTTTAGTTACTATTATCAAATATTAGAACGAAATAAAAATAATAAGAGTTAG
- a CDS encoding plasmid mobilization protein, giving the protein MNKEIILRFRVTLLESETIKHRAEKTNLTISDYCRNSIFNKRINYALSEEEEKVYKNLTRFNNDFERLANYFKHKDPHFSNEIRKVAQEIKVELRYIRDLRNGRKSNISK; this is encoded by the coding sequence ATGAATAAAGAAATCATTTTAAGGTTTAGAGTTACACTCCTTGAAAGTGAAACTATAAAACATAGAGCAGAAAAAACAAATCTTACTATTTCTGATTATTGCAGAAATTCAATTTTTAATAAAAGGATAAATTATGCTCTTTCAGAAGAAGAAGAAAAGGTGTATAAAAACCTTACCCGTTTTAATAATGATTTTGAAAGATTAGCTAATTATTTCAAACATAAAGACCCTCATTTTTCAAATGAAATTAGAAAAGTAGCACAAGAAATAAAAGTTGAATTAAGATATATAAGAGATTTACGAAATGGTAGGAAAAGCAACATCAGTAAGTAG
- a CDS encoding IS30 family transposase — MELKKHRRLTLKERVIIQTLLIEKKSKSYIAKKLKRAPSTITREVNKWVQKKEDNYDAELAHWCVKEDYLNKRNLDKISTYSLLKFFVYRGLLSNWTPEQISGRLKELYPNDPIMSISHEAIYRHIYTRPQARLNKKLIKLLVRKKTRRRTPKKRRGGGSKIINQVSIDNRPQHIELRNEVGHWEGDLVIGKNHKSAIGTIVERKTRFTLIVKLESKKAGEVANEFSKILNKLNPIYKKTMTYDNGIEMARHEKITQNTGMKIYFAHPYSSWERGTNENTNGLIRRYLPKGTNFNEIDINQLLIIQEKLNNRPRKIIGYKTPKEMMDLELKFVA; from the coding sequence ATGGAATTAAAAAAACATAGAAGATTAACTTTAAAAGAAAGAGTGATTATTCAGACACTTTTAATAGAAAAAAAGTCAAAATCATACATCGCTAAAAAACTAAAAAGAGCACCCTCAACAATTACAAGAGAAGTGAATAAATGGGTGCAGAAAAAGGAAGATAATTACGATGCTGAACTTGCTCATTGGTGTGTTAAAGAAGATTATTTAAACAAAAGAAACTTAGATAAAATAAGTACATATTCTCTACTTAAATTTTTTGTCTATAGAGGCCTTTTGTCAAACTGGACACCTGAACAAATTTCAGGAAGACTCAAAGAGCTGTATCCTAATGATCCAATAATGTCTATTTCTCACGAAGCTATTTATAGACATATTTACACAAGACCACAAGCACGTTTAAACAAAAAATTAATCAAACTATTAGTACGTAAAAAAACAAGACGTAGAACCCCTAAAAAAAGACGTGGTGGCGGATCTAAAATAATAAACCAAGTAAGTATTGACAATAGACCACAGCATATTGAACTTAGAAATGAAGTCGGACATTGGGAAGGTGATTTAGTCATTGGAAAGAACCATAAAAGCGCTATTGGAACTATAGTAGAACGCAAAACTAGATTTACTTTAATTGTAAAATTAGAGTCCAAAAAAGCAGGTGAAGTAGCCAATGAGTTTTCTAAAATATTAAACAAATTAAATCCTATTTATAAAAAAACAATGACTTACGACAACGGAATTGAAATGGCTAGACACGAAAAAATTACTCAAAATACGGGAATGAAAATATACTTTGCTCACCCCTATTCTTCCTGGGAAAGAGGAACAAATGAAAATACGAACGGACTCATTAGAAGGTATCTGCCAAAGGGAACTAATTTTAATGAAATTGACATTAATCAACTCCTAATTATTCAAGAAAAATTGAACAACAGACCTCGAAAAATTATTGGTTATAAAACACCTAAAGAAATGATGGATTTAGAACTTAAATTTGTAGCTTAG
- a CDS encoding ATP-dependent nuclease translates to MNPRANSNTNILTGVNNSGKTTILEAISLWNEIFSKLVFQAQKSDGSLGISSGDYRLGRKNQNYIDYRDINSVRSFGYKDIFYKLDDSKIIKLSATIFIDEANDLEICFIMKLANGNNYNVYLDKHDDFNFSKFNEVFSTLPESIGCYFSTPVATISSFEEFAITPKIEEGIKIRKSSLFFRNRLFKLYKYGDFEGFKKVLSKIVYNEFGLIDFKINGDISKDIYILIDVNLKGTGFRNISLLGSGTIQIIEILLHIYESNKELNIILLDEPDSHIHRDIQKRLLNFLKDSEVQVFLTTHNESLIRSANPNNLFFIDDTVSNEEDTIIEPVVKIKLPQRQIGIENSHHSKIMNQIGSETSLDILNALEADKIIFVEGVGDSEYIQKLMEVKNIDKECVFWSFRGLDNLLKRIKYYKEFFESLGSNQSIWDKCSIVIDADFMTDVQKEKLKLKLESKLKIPVFIWKTYTIEGTILLDINKLEQLMKNECTKQNITVTQQTVNSKIQESLDILKEQKLTSLDQDEKFCVKVTGQIESRIKNLHENLDIQRKYIFDKITLIESFNHYRIFAKKELDANRVSHICDKDDVEKILKLIFNNLNIEKDPLFSNYFSFIFNTIDSHFINSEWDELLEFISE, encoded by the coding sequence TTGAATCCAAGAGCTAATAGTAATACCAATATACTAACAGGTGTTAATAACAGTGGGAAAACAACAATTCTTGAAGCTATTTCACTTTGGAATGAAATTTTTAGCAAACTAGTTTTTCAAGCTCAAAAAAGCGACGGTAGCCTTGGGATTTCTTCAGGAGACTATAGGTTAGGTAGAAAAAATCAAAACTATATAGATTATAGAGATATTAATTCTGTAAGAAGTTTCGGTTATAAAGATATTTTTTACAAGTTAGATGATAGTAAAATTATAAAACTATCTGCAACGATATTTATTGATGAGGCGAATGATTTAGAAATATGCTTTATAATGAAATTAGCAAATGGAAATAATTATAATGTATATCTTGATAAACATGATGATTTTAATTTTTCAAAATTCAATGAAGTTTTCAGTACTTTGCCAGAAAGTATAGGGTGTTATTTTTCTACACCTGTAGCAACAATTTCCTCATTTGAAGAATTTGCAATTACACCAAAAATAGAAGAAGGAATTAAAATTAGAAAATCTTCTTTGTTTTTTAGAAATAGACTTTTTAAACTATATAAATATGGTGATTTTGAGGGTTTCAAAAAGGTTTTGTCTAAGATTGTTTACAATGAATTCGGTCTTATTGATTTTAAAATCAACGGAGATATAAGTAAAGATATTTACATTTTAATAGACGTAAATCTAAAAGGTACTGGATTTAGAAATATATCTCTTCTAGGTAGTGGTACTATACAAATTATAGAAATACTTCTTCATATTTATGAGTCAAATAAAGAGTTAAATATTATTTTACTAGATGAACCCGACAGTCATATTCATAGAGATATTCAAAAAAGATTGCTTAATTTTTTGAAAGATAGTGAAGTCCAGGTTTTTTTAACTACGCATAATGAATCATTGATACGAAGTGCAAATCCTAATAATTTATTTTTTATAGATGACACTGTTTCTAATGAAGAAGATACAATTATCGAACCCGTAGTTAAAATTAAGTTACCACAAAGACAAATTGGTATAGAAAACTCTCATCATTCTAAAATAATGAATCAAATTGGAAGTGAAACATCTTTAGATATTTTAAATGCTCTTGAAGCAGATAAAATTATTTTTGTTGAAGGTGTAGGTGATTCAGAATATATTCAGAAGTTAATGGAAGTTAAAAATATTGACAAAGAATGTGTTTTTTGGTCTTTTAGAGGTTTAGATAATTTATTGAAAAGGATAAAATATTATAAGGAATTTTTTGAAAGCTTAGGTTCTAATCAATCTATTTGGGATAAATGTTCTATAGTCATAGATGCTGATTTTATGACGGATGTCCAGAAAGAAAAATTGAAATTAAAACTTGAAAGTAAACTTAAGATACCTGTTTTTATATGGAAAACTTATACAATTGAGGGAACAATTTTACTTGATATTAACAAGTTAGAACAACTGATGAAAAATGAATGTACCAAACAAAATATTACAGTAACACAGCAAACTGTTAATAGTAAAATACAAGAATCCTTAGATATTTTAAAGGAACAAAAATTGACATCGTTAGATCAGGATGAAAAATTTTGTGTAAAAGTAACAGGTCAAATTGAAAGTCGAATTAAAAATTTACATGAAAATTTAGATATTCAAAGAAAATATATATTCGATAAGATAACGCTTATCGAATCTTTTAATCATTATCGAATTTTTGCAAAAAAAGAACTAGATGCTAATAGAGTTTCTCACATATGTGATAAAGATGACGTAGAAAAAATACTTAAGTTAATTTTTAATAATTTAAATATAGAAAAAGACCCTTTATTTAGTAATTATTTTTCTTTTATCTTTAACACAATAGATTCACATTTTATAAATAGTGAATGGGATGAGTTATTGGAGTTTATATCCGAATAA
- a CDS encoding IS3 family transposase, with amino-acid sequence MYNKHKISKAKIIKMVGIVSSSYYREPSGGKKGNKPSKETFHKTKGFVLQDAVVVSIKEILKHEFIDCGYRLMTSYLTRDGYTINHKKLYRIMKEEGLLKLDNRIDRSGSGRKFVKFRKVQTSRPLECLEMDIKMVWIPSVGKNAYLLSVIDVHTRRIVKDYFSFTIKQNHVIALLSELFENYDYPQNVVIRSDNGSQFIAKKVREYLGLIGVQQEFTHVATPEENAHIEAYHGILKKEVFNRWDYQYFGEIEQILKRFVKFYNNRRLHGLLGRITPMEKWNADEHLIRMKKLTA; translated from the coding sequence ATTTATAACAAACATAAAATCTCTAAGGCTAAGATTATAAAGATGGTTGGTATTGTATCGAGTAGCTATTATAGAGAACCTAGTGGCGGTAAAAAAGGAAATAAGCCATCTAAAGAGACTTTCCACAAGACTAAAGGTTTTGTATTACAAGACGCTGTAGTTGTGTCTATAAAAGAGATTTTAAAGCACGAGTTTATAGATTGTGGTTATCGATTAATGACCAGCTATTTAACTAGAGATGGTTACACTATCAATCATAAAAAGTTGTATAGAATTATGAAGGAAGAAGGCTTGTTGAAACTTGATAATAGGATAGATAGAAGTGGTTCTGGACGCAAGTTTGTAAAGTTTAGAAAGGTGCAAACTTCTAGACCTTTAGAATGCCTGGAGATGGATATAAAGATGGTTTGGATACCAAGTGTAGGAAAGAATGCTTATTTACTATCAGTTATTGACGTTCACACTCGAAGAATAGTAAAAGACTATTTTTCTTTTACTATTAAACAAAATCACGTTATAGCGCTACTTTCTGAGTTGTTTGAAAATTATGACTACCCTCAAAACGTGGTCATTAGAAGTGATAATGGAAGCCAGTTTATAGCAAAAAAAGTACGTGAATATTTAGGTCTCATTGGAGTGCAACAAGAATTTACACACGTAGCAACCCCAGAAGAGAATGCACATATAGAAGCCTATCATGGAATATTGAAAAAAGAAGTCTTTAATAGGTGGGACTACCAATATTTTGGAGAAATAGAGCAAATACTAAAACGCTTCGTGAAATTTTATAATAATAGAAGACTTCACGGCTTGTTAGGACGTATAACACCAATGGAAAAATGGAATGCAGATGAACATCTTATTAGAATGAAAAAGTTAACCGCTTAA
- a CDS encoding transposase: protein MKYKKWTLEQKLEILSVSEEIGIVEACRKYSVSTGTFYSWKKKFEHKGEAGLKVTYDTKSKELKAAEEENRVLRKLLSDREIELEVQRELLKKKFGTSDPRKI, encoded by the coding sequence ATGAAATACAAGAAATGGACTTTAGAACAGAAGTTAGAAATACTATCTGTTTCCGAAGAAATAGGTATCGTTGAGGCCTGCCGAAAATACAGCGTAAGTACTGGCACTTTCTATAGTTGGAAAAAGAAGTTTGAGCACAAAGGAGAAGCAGGTTTAAAAGTTACCTATGACACTAAAAGTAAAGAACTTAAAGCAGCTGAAGAAGAGAATCGAGTGTTACGAAAATTGCTGAGTGATAGAGAAATCGAGCTTGAAGTGCAACGTGAGCTTTTAAAAAAAAAGTTTGGGACGTCCGATCCAAGAAAGATCTAG